One part of the Acinetobacter sp. XS-4 genome encodes these proteins:
- a CDS encoding TIGR00730 family Rossman fold protein, which yields MNSICIFCGSSLGSNPIFQQVAKIAGETIAKQGKTLVYGGGRSGLMGVVADSALQAGGQVIGVIPRALVDRELAHPGLTKLYVVENMHERKTKMADLSDGFIALPGGAGTLEEIFEQWTWAQLGIHQKPCAFLNVAGFYEDLLKMIQGTVDNGFSQARFVDKLIASDKIEDILQQFEQYQAPAPKWINADVQP from the coding sequence ATGAATTCAATTTGTATTTTCTGTGGTTCATCTCTTGGTTCAAACCCAATTTTCCAACAAGTTGCCAAAATTGCAGGTGAGACTATCGCAAAGCAGGGTAAAACCTTGGTTTATGGTGGTGGTCGTTCAGGCTTAATGGGTGTTGTCGCTGATAGTGCCTTGCAAGCAGGTGGACAAGTCATTGGCGTGATTCCTCGTGCTTTGGTCGATCGTGAGTTAGCTCATCCGGGCTTAACTAAATTATATGTGGTCGAAAATATGCATGAGCGTAAAACTAAAATGGCAGACCTCTCTGATGGTTTTATTGCTTTACCTGGCGGTGCGGGTACATTGGAAGAAATCTTTGAACAATGGACGTGGGCGCAATTAGGTATTCATCAAAAGCCATGTGCTTTCTTAAATGTAGCTGGCTTTTATGAAGATTTACTTAAAATGATTCAAGGAACGGTAGATAATGGATTTAGCCAAGCGCGATTCGTTGATAAATTGATCGCATCAGACAAAATTGAAGATATTCTTCAACAATTTGAGCAATATCAGGCTCCTGCTCCAAAATGGATAAATGCAGATGTTCAACCATAA
- a CDS encoding DEAD/DEAH box helicase: MSKTFAEFSLHETLQQALEGLGFTAPTPVQEQAIPAALEGKDLLVSSQTGSGKTAAFLLPTLNALAGQETVVPFKDRMKAVTQPNILVISPTRELAQQVSQDAIAFVRHMKGVRIAAIMGGMPFAKQIQQLKGAQVVVATPGRLLDLVNRRQIKLDQVDALIVDEADRMLDLGFSEDLEAISELAANRKQTLMFSATFADRIIRLASCMMKDPMRIAIETGHSTNTDITQTLHWTDGFEHKKKLLTHWLSDENLDQAVVFASTQEDTDMLAEELAEAGHSVVALHGAMPQTVRNRRLRSIREGRAKILVATDVAARGLDVPTISHVINFGLPMKHEDYVHRIGRTGRAGRTGQAITLATYRERGKIRALEEYLEARLSVSEIEGLEPSPPPARSGRDGGGRGRGGNGGSRDGRRSGGGFGGGRRFEGESNFKRREGGRDDRPRRSFDDKPRGERPAFGGEDRPRREFNADRPRREGGFEDRPRREFGSDRPRREGGFNDKPRFDSNDDNRGNRVDYKPRRESGFGDRPKRSFGGEDRPRRSFDDKPRGERPAFGGEDRPRRSFDDKPRGERPAFGGEDRPRREFNSDRPRREGGFSDKPRRSFDDKPRGERPAFGEDRPKRSFGGEDRPRRSFDDKPPRRKFDR, from the coding sequence ATGAGCAAAACTTTTGCCGAATTTTCTTTGCATGAAACCTTACAACAAGCGCTTGAAGGTTTAGGTTTTACTGCCCCGACTCCTGTGCAAGAACAAGCAATTCCTGCTGCTTTAGAAGGTAAAGACCTTCTCGTATCAAGCCAAACTGGCTCTGGTAAAACTGCTGCATTCTTACTCCCAACATTAAATGCTTTAGCTGGTCAAGAGACTGTTGTACCGTTCAAAGACCGTATGAAAGCAGTAACTCAACCGAATATCTTGGTAATTTCACCAACTCGTGAATTGGCTCAGCAAGTAAGTCAAGATGCAATTGCATTTGTACGTCACATGAAAGGTGTTCGTATTGCTGCCATTATGGGCGGTATGCCATTTGCAAAACAAATTCAACAATTAAAAGGCGCGCAAGTTGTTGTTGCAACACCTGGTCGTTTACTTGACTTGGTAAATCGTCGTCAAATTAAATTAGATCAAGTAGATGCTTTAATCGTTGATGAAGCTGACCGTATGCTTGACCTAGGTTTCTCTGAAGACTTAGAAGCAATTAGCGAATTAGCGGCTAACCGTAAACAAACATTAATGTTCTCTGCAACATTTGCTGATCGTATCATTCGTCTTGCATCATGCATGATGAAGGATCCTATGCGTATCGCAATTGAAACAGGTCATTCAACCAATACAGATATTACGCAAACATTGCATTGGACTGATGGCTTTGAACATAAGAAAAAATTACTTACCCATTGGTTAAGTGATGAAAACTTAGATCAAGCTGTTGTTTTTGCTAGCACGCAAGAAGATACAGATATGTTGGCAGAAGAACTTGCTGAAGCAGGTCACTCTGTTGTTGCACTTCACGGTGCAATGCCACAAACAGTTCGTAACCGTCGTTTACGTAGTATTCGTGAAGGTCGCGCAAAAATCTTAGTTGCAACTGACGTTGCTGCTCGTGGTCTTGACGTTCCCACTATTTCTCACGTAATTAACTTCGGTCTTCCGATGAAGCATGAAGATTATGTACACCGTATTGGTCGTACAGGTCGTGCTGGTCGTACTGGTCAAGCAATTACTTTAGCGACTTATCGTGAACGCGGTAAGATTCGTGCACTTGAAGAATATTTAGAAGCTCGTTTAAGTGTTTCTGAAATTGAAGGCTTAGAGCCATCTCCACCTCCTGCTCGTTCAGGTCGTGATGGCGGCGGTCGTGGTCGTGGTGGTAATGGCGGTAGCCGTGATGGTCGTCGTAGTGGCGGCGGTTTCGGTGGCGGTCGTCGTTTTGAAGGCGAAAGCAACTTCAAGCGCCGTGAAGGTGGTCGTGATGACCGTCCACGTCGTAGCTTCGATGATAAACCACGTGGTGAGCGTCCAGCATTTGGTGGTGAAGATCGTCCACGTCGCGAGTTCAATGCAGACCGCCCACGTCGTGAAGGTGGTTTTGAAGATCGTCCACGTCGTGAGTTCGGTTCAGATCGTCCACGTCGCGAAGGTGGTTTCAATGATAAACCGCGTTTTGACTCGAATGATGACAACCGTGGTAATCGCGTAGATTATAAACCACGTCGCGAAAGTGGTTTTGGTGACCGTCCAAAACGTAGCTTCGGTGGTGAAGATCGTCCGCGTCGTAGTTTTGATGACAAGCCACGTGGCGAGCGTCCAGCGTTTGGTGGTGAAGATCGTCCACGTCGTAGTTTTGATGACAAACCACGTGGTGAACGTCCAGCGTTCGGTGGTGAAGATCGTCCGCGTCGCGAGTTCAACTCAGATCGTCCACGTCGTGAAGGTGGTTTCAGCGATAAGCCACGTCGTAGCTTCGATGATAAACCACGTGGTGAACGTCCAGCGTTTGGTGAAGATCGTCCAAAACGTAGCTTTGGTGGTGAAGATCGTCCGCGTCGTAGTTTTGATGACAAGCCGCCGCGTCGTAAATTCGACCGCTAA
- a CDS encoding ABC transporter substrate-binding protein: protein MNTLFKQTLTASLLSTMIAGTAFAAPSEAPPDFIKRVADGLITRLKADHAKLQSNPALVKSIVRQNLDPYVDSQAFTRIVMGTYATNQYSTAAQRAQFETNFRNTLIENYGSAFAKYTNQSYTMRPYKATAGKNPVVTLDFTHNGDKIPVSFQLADKGTQWKIRNINVSGIDLGLQFRNQFAATVKRNGGDLNKAIATFQPDADAAVNQNKQK, encoded by the coding sequence GTGAATACGTTGTTTAAACAAACCCTGACAGCAAGTCTTTTGTCTACCATGATTGCAGGTACAGCATTTGCTGCACCTTCAGAAGCACCACCTGATTTTATCAAGCGTGTTGCTGATGGTTTGATTACTCGTTTGAAAGCTGATCATGCAAAATTGCAAAGTAATCCAGCATTAGTGAAGAGTATCGTACGTCAGAATTTAGACCCGTATGTCGATTCACAAGCATTTACTCGCATTGTAATGGGTACTTATGCAACAAATCAGTATAGTACAGCAGCACAGCGTGCTCAGTTCGAAACTAACTTCCGTAATACATTAATTGAAAATTACGGTAGCGCATTTGCTAAATATACGAACCAAAGCTATACCATGCGCCCTTACAAGGCAACTGCGGGTAAAAACCCAGTAGTGACATTGGACTTCACTCATAACGGCGACAAAATTCCTGTATCTTTCCAGTTAGCTGATAAAGGTACTCAATGGAAAATCCGTAATATCAATGTTTCTGGTATTGATTTGGGGTTACAGTTCCGTAATCAATTTGCTGCTACAGTGAAACGTAATGGCGGCGATTTGAATAAAGCAATTGCAACCTTCCAACCGGATGCAGACGCTGCCGTTAATCAGAACAAACAAAAATAG
- a CDS encoding CorA family divalent cation transporter codes for MLEAFYATERGSLEDATINGGFDLHPELVWLDLIAPSQEEQQWVLDAYDQNLPTLKSLEDISSSARFYRDDDGILHISTYFLTKNKNYQVDGDAEDSSHILAMVQTVAFILHKDRLFTMRGEKLVAFRAFRARARRNDYDMDYKDPTWILLGLLEAKLDELADILEDIHKDLEKYSTEVLNNHQREQILDLDDMITRLAQQEDMLGKAQLCLIDLRRVLTFLSRPRALGSHIYDADIRELSEDVRSLVEHDAFLFQKVRFLLDTTSGFINTEQNDTIRRFSILPSMLAPPMLIASIYGMNTDVLPFAHGTTSFIIVLLIIIGFFIGPIIYFRWKKWI; via the coding sequence ATGCTTGAAGCCTTTTATGCCACAGAACGCGGAAGTCTGGAAGATGCCACCATCAATGGTGGATTTGATCTACATCCCGAATTAGTCTGGCTTGATCTTATTGCACCCTCGCAAGAAGAGCAACAATGGGTACTAGATGCCTATGACCAAAATTTACCTACACTGAAATCGCTTGAAGATATTTCATCCTCAGCACGATTCTACCGTGATGATGATGGTATTTTGCATATCAGTACTTATTTTTTAACGAAAAATAAAAACTATCAAGTGGATGGTGATGCAGAAGATTCATCACACATTTTAGCGATGGTACAAACAGTCGCATTTATTTTACATAAAGACCGTCTCTTTACGATGCGGGGAGAAAAATTAGTTGCCTTTCGTGCCTTTCGTGCCCGTGCTCGCCGAAATGACTATGACATGGACTATAAAGATCCAACATGGATTTTATTAGGCCTTCTTGAAGCAAAACTCGATGAGCTTGCGGATATCTTAGAAGATATCCACAAAGATTTAGAAAAATACTCTACAGAGGTTCTTAACAATCACCAACGTGAACAAATTCTAGATCTAGATGACATGATTACACGCCTAGCTCAACAAGAAGACATGCTAGGAAAAGCTCAGCTCTGTTTAATTGATTTACGACGCGTACTTACTTTTTTATCACGTCCACGCGCATTAGGCAGTCATATTTACGATGCTGATATTCGAGAACTGAGTGAAGATGTTCGCTCACTCGTAGAACATGATGCATTCCTATTTCAAAAAGTACGATTCTTGCTAGATACGACGTCTGGGTTCATTAATACCGAGCAGAATGACACGATCCGTCGATTCTCGATCTTACCAAGTATGTTAGCTCCTCCAATGCTTATTGCCAGCATCTATGGGATGAACACGGATGTATTGCCATTTGCACATGGTACGACTAGTTTCATCATTGTTTTACTGATTATTATCGGTTTCTTTATTGGCCCTATTATTTATTTCCGCTGGAAAAAATGGATTTAA
- the mlaE gene encoding lipid asymmetry maintenance ABC transporter permease subunit MlaE — protein MNTIAWLGRLVIERIRGIGAAAHMLLQIIFSFPTKGGFGRFGYQMHRVGVMSLLIITVSGLFIGAVLGLQMYSILVTFGAESMLGTAISLTLLRELASVVAALLFAGRAGSALTAEIGSMKQSEQLASMEMIGVDPLKQIVSPRLWAGIVSLPMLTVIFAAIGIIGGKMVGVDFLGADEGSFWSGMQNTVRFGHDIINGTIIKSIVFALICTWVAVYQGYACDPTPEGIATAMTRTVVYSSLCVLGFDFVLTAVMFGGI, from the coding sequence ATGAATACGATTGCCTGGTTAGGTAGACTCGTTATTGAGCGGATTCGAGGCATTGGTGCAGCGGCACATATGCTCTTGCAGATTATTTTTTCATTTCCTACCAAGGGTGGTTTTGGTCGTTTTGGTTACCAAATGCACCGCGTAGGTGTGATGTCCTTACTTATTATTACCGTTTCTGGTTTGTTTATTGGCGCAGTTCTTGGCTTGCAGATGTATAGCATTTTGGTCACTTTTGGTGCTGAGTCGATGTTGGGTACAGCGATTTCGTTAACCCTACTCCGTGAGCTTGCTTCTGTAGTTGCTGCATTGCTATTTGCAGGACGAGCAGGTTCTGCATTGACTGCCGAAATTGGTTCAATGAAGCAAAGCGAACAGCTTGCCAGTATGGAAATGATAGGTGTTGACCCTTTAAAGCAAATCGTATCACCACGTCTTTGGGCAGGTATTGTCAGTTTGCCAATGTTAACTGTGATATTTGCAGCCATTGGTATTATTGGTGGCAAGATGGTCGGTGTTGACTTTTTAGGTGCTGATGAAGGCTCCTTCTGGAGTGGTATGCAAAATACTGTGCGTTTCGGGCATGACATTATCAATGGCACGATTATTAAAAGTATTGTTTTTGCTTTGATTTGTACATGGGTCGCTGTTTATCAAGGCTATGCCTGTGATCCGACACCAGAAGGCATTGCAACGGCAATGACCCGGACGGTTGTGTATTCTTCATTATGTGTTTTAGGTTTTGATTTCGTGTTGACTGCGGTCATGTTCGGAGGGATTTAA
- a CDS encoding STAS domain-containing protein codes for MVQYLNQQLVVSGKIDFENAEQQYQAGLAIIKKQQSFPLVVDLAELEHGSTLALAVLVQWLRVTPQKAGLHFKNVPEKMLKIIQACHLQEDLHLI; via the coding sequence GTGGTTCAGTATCTCAACCAACAATTGGTTGTTTCGGGAAAAATTGATTTTGAAAATGCGGAACAACAGTATCAAGCAGGTTTAGCTATCATCAAGAAGCAACAAAGCTTTCCTCTAGTGGTAGATTTAGCAGAGCTTGAGCATGGGAGTACCTTGGCATTGGCTGTTTTGGTTCAATGGTTACGAGTGACTCCACAAAAAGCTGGTTTGCATTTTAAAAATGTACCCGAAAAAATGCTGAAGATCATTCAAGCCTGCCATTTGCAGGAAGATCTACATTTGATCTGA
- a CDS encoding inositol monophosphatase family protein, with amino-acid sequence MEPMVVMAARAAQTVGQELLKAHQNRHKLDLQVEEKGIDGPVTRVDRYLEQLAIDTLRKSYKNHSFLGEEFGLQEGKGHDAEWCWVIDPLDGTQNFINGFPHFCISIAVQHKGVTQHGVIYDPVRDELFSASRGRGAVMNQRRIRVNVKDSLENTFLAVGHPYRAKRAGEIVSYAEQHFASLLAVTEAGAQIRRGGSAALDLAYVAAGRFDGFFELGLKPWDIAAGELILKEAGGVVVDARGGNNSFENGQVLACSLKLLKPLMQTVVPAWDKAAK; translated from the coding sequence ATGGAACCTATGGTGGTTATGGCTGCGCGTGCGGCTCAAACAGTTGGTCAAGAGCTTTTAAAAGCGCATCAAAATCGTCATAAACTCGATTTGCAAGTTGAAGAGAAAGGCATTGATGGCCCAGTAACACGTGTAGATCGTTATTTAGAACAGTTAGCGATTGATACGTTGCGTAAAAGTTATAAAAACCATAGCTTCTTAGGTGAAGAGTTTGGTTTACAAGAAGGCAAAGGCCATGATGCAGAGTGGTGCTGGGTAATTGACCCGCTTGATGGCACACAAAACTTTATTAATGGTTTCCCTCATTTCTGTATTTCAATTGCAGTTCAGCATAAAGGTGTTACTCAACACGGCGTAATCTACGATCCAGTACGTGATGAGTTATTCTCTGCTAGCCGTGGTCGCGGTGCAGTTATGAATCAACGCCGTATTCGTGTAAATGTAAAAGATAGTTTAGAAAATACATTCTTAGCAGTAGGCCATCCTTACCGTGCTAAACGTGCTGGCGAAATCGTATCTTATGCAGAGCAGCATTTCGCATCATTATTAGCTGTTACTGAAGCTGGTGCACAAATCCGTCGTGGTGGTTCAGCTGCTCTAGATTTAGCATATGTTGCTGCAGGTCGTTTTGATGGTTTCTTTGAGCTTGGTTTAAAGCCATGGGATATTGCTGCCGGTGAACTTATTCTTAAAGAAGCGGGCGGTGTAGTTGTTGACGCGCGTGGCGGTAATAACTCATTTGAAAATGGTCAAGTACTCGCATGTTCGCTTAAACTGTTAAAACCTTTAATGCAAACTGTTGTTCCTGCTTGGGATAAAGCTGCAAAATAA
- a CDS encoding phosphoribosyltransferase family protein, translating to MFNFLNPQHLIQLLSPCLLCESGVREKHSLCKDCWKQLPWLKQTIQRNNQSVLVACDYAYPVSRIIQQFKYEQKLHYQILLGEILQQLKFSKAQAIVPMPISNQRLIERGFNQSLLLANILSKQLKIPVWQPVQRLAEHSQKGLSRLERFENIEQQFIALTQEKQRYRRVLIIDDVITTGSSIHALSQALKQLGCTSIHAACVAATLTS from the coding sequence ATGTTTAATTTCTTAAATCCGCAGCATCTTATTCAATTGCTCTCACCTTGTTTGTTATGTGAGTCAGGTGTCCGAGAAAAACATTCTCTCTGTAAGGACTGTTGGAAGCAGTTACCTTGGCTTAAACAAACAATTCAACGTAATAATCAATCAGTTCTTGTGGCCTGTGATTATGCTTATCCAGTGAGCCGGATCATTCAGCAGTTTAAATATGAACAAAAACTACATTATCAAATCCTGCTAGGTGAAATTTTACAACAACTCAAATTTTCCAAGGCACAGGCTATCGTACCTATGCCTATTTCGAATCAACGTTTAATCGAACGTGGTTTCAATCAGTCGTTGTTACTCGCAAATATTTTAAGCAAACAATTAAAAATACCTGTTTGGCAGCCGGTACAACGTCTTGCTGAACATTCGCAAAAAGGGCTTTCTCGACTGGAACGCTTTGAGAACATTGAACAACAGTTTATTGCGCTTACTCAAGAAAAACAACGTTATCGCCGCGTTCTTATTATTGATGACGTAATAACCACGGGAAGCTCTATTCATGCGCTCAGTCAAGCACTTAAACAATTAGGCTGCACATCCATCCATGCCGCTTGTGTAGCGGCAACTTTGACTAGTTAA
- a CDS encoding NUDIX domain-containing protein, with amino-acid sequence MKTITVAAAVILNEQNQLLLVRKRNTHAFMQVGGKLEPNEAPDVTMQREILEEVGSSCVIEQFLGRFETATANEPDHILVSHLYLVQLDQAPKIAAEIAEMKWVDLNDSETHLAPLTREIVIPWCEQHLSTV; translated from the coding sequence GTGAAAACAATTACGGTTGCTGCTGCAGTGATCTTGAACGAGCAAAATCAGTTGTTGCTTGTAAGAAAGCGTAATACCCATGCTTTTATGCAAGTGGGTGGCAAACTGGAACCCAATGAGGCGCCAGATGTCACAATGCAGCGAGAAATTTTAGAAGAAGTTGGAAGTTCTTGTGTAATTGAGCAATTTCTTGGTCGTTTCGAAACAGCCACAGCGAATGAGCCAGACCATATTCTGGTCAGTCATTTATATCTTGTCCAGCTCGATCAGGCTCCTAAAATTGCAGCCGAAATTGCAGAAATGAAATGGGTTGATTTAAATGATTCAGAAACGCACCTCGCACCATTAACCCGTGAAATTGTTATTCCTTGGTGTGAGCAGCATCTATCTACCGTTTAA
- a CDS encoding outer membrane lipid asymmetry maintenance protein MlaD encodes MKSRSSELAVGVFVIIFGIALFFLAMKVSGLVGTNLSDSYTMKAQFDNVNGLKPRAKVTMSGVTIGRVDSITLDPVTRLATVTFGLDGKLTSFNPEQLKEVQKNALEELRYSSDYTQASPEQQKAMEQQLTSNMTSITSIDEDAYIMVATNGLLGEKYLKVVPGGGVNYLKRGDTISNTQGTMDLEDLISKFITGGGAGKVAAGSGSTEASAPASTDKDSAQASFVE; translated from the coding sequence ATGAAATCACGTAGTAGTGAACTGGCCGTTGGTGTCTTTGTTATTATCTTCGGTATTGCATTGTTTTTTTTAGCGATGAAAGTCAGTGGTCTTGTTGGTACGAACTTAAGTGATAGTTATACCATGAAAGCTCAGTTTGATAACGTCAATGGGCTAAAGCCGCGCGCTAAAGTAACAATGAGTGGTGTTACAATTGGTCGTGTCGATTCAATTACGCTTGATCCTGTTACGCGTTTGGCTACCGTAACATTTGGTTTAGATGGAAAGTTGACAAGTTTCAATCCTGAACAATTAAAAGAAGTTCAGAAAAATGCATTGGAAGAATTGCGTTATAGCTCGGATTATACGCAGGCTTCTCCAGAGCAACAAAAAGCAATGGAACAGCAACTGACCAGTAACATGACCTCCATCACAAGTATTGATGAAGATGCTTATATAATGGTTGCAACCAATGGTTTGTTGGGTGAGAAATATTTGAAAGTCGTACCTGGTGGTGGTGTGAACTACTTGAAACGAGGTGACACAATTTCAAACACTCAAGGAACTATGGATTTAGAAGATTTAATTAGTAAATTTATTACTGGTGGTGGGGCTGGTAAAGTTGCTGCCGGTTCAGGCTCAACAGAAGCGAGTGCTCCTGCAAGCACTGATAAAGATAGTGCACAAGCCTCATTTGTTGAGTAA
- a CDS encoding ABC transporter ATP-binding protein, whose product MNNKTPLSTQPLIEVKNLSFNRGERVIYDNISLNIRRGQITAIMGPSGTGKTTLLRLIGGQLVPDQGEVLLDAKDIAKMSRQELFSARARMGMLFQSGALFTDMSVYENVAFPIRAHTKLPENLIAELVALKLESVGLRGSEQLMPTELSGGMNRRVALARAIALDPDLIMYDEPFAGQDPIVKGVLTRLIRSLREALDLTTIIVSHDVAETLSIADYIYVVAEGKIQGEGTPEELQKHASPFVHQFLTGSEEGPVEYQFSHQAYLNNEVRP is encoded by the coding sequence ATGAATAATAAAACTCCTCTCTCGACTCAACCGCTTATTGAAGTGAAGAACTTGAGTTTTAATCGAGGGGAACGCGTCATTTATGACAATATTAGTTTAAATATACGTCGAGGCCAGATTACGGCCATTATGGGACCTTCTGGTACAGGTAAAACAACTTTATTACGTCTGATTGGTGGACAGTTAGTTCCAGATCAGGGGGAAGTTTTACTCGACGCTAAAGATATTGCCAAAATGTCTCGTCAGGAACTTTTTTCCGCTCGTGCACGTATGGGAATGTTATTTCAGAGTGGAGCTCTATTTACGGATATGTCCGTTTATGAAAATGTGGCGTTTCCAATCCGAGCGCACACAAAGCTTCCTGAAAATCTCATTGCTGAACTCGTTGCATTAAAACTTGAGTCGGTGGGTTTGCGTGGTTCTGAACAATTAATGCCGACAGAACTTTCAGGTGGTATGAATCGTCGTGTGGCATTGGCTCGCGCGATAGCACTTGATCCCGATTTAATCATGTACGATGAACCTTTTGCTGGTCAAGACCCAATTGTGAAAGGCGTTTTGACACGTTTAATTCGTTCCCTACGTGAAGCGTTAGATTTAACAACAATTATTGTTTCGCATGATGTTGCAGAAACATTATCGATTGCTGACTACATCTATGTGGTAGCTGAAGGAAAAATTCAGGGAGAGGGTACACCTGAAGAGTTGCAAAAACATGCTTCTCCATTTGTGCACCAATTCTTAACAGGTTCGGAAGAAGGACCCGTTGAATACCAGTTTAGTCATCAAGCTTATTTAAATAACGAGGTTCGTCCATGA